One window from the genome of Cucumis melo cultivar AY chromosome 12, USDA_Cmelo_AY_1.0, whole genome shotgun sequence encodes:
- the LOC103500527 gene encoding serine carboxypeptidase-like 51 isoform X1, with amino-acid sequence MNNQFHLLLLSFLLFFGHPIHARPTSAFRSNDGSEEWGYVRVRPKAHMFWWLYRSPYRVENPSKPWPIILWLQGGPGASGVGIGNFKEVGPLDASLKPRNSTWLHKADLLFVLYFWGKDNPVGTGYSFVEDTNSLVKSDLEAATDLTTLLQAIFNRDQTLQKSPLYIVAESYGGKYAVTLGLSALKAIEAGRLKLTLGGVVLGDSWISPQDYTSSWGPLLKDLSRLDDIGVAKSNSIAKRIEEEIEKGEFVAATSSWSELEDVISASSNGVDFYNFLLDSGADSVSSERAMDISNGVASMRRYSRYLSSLRTTVGGDSINLYDLMNGGIRKKLKIIPDNVTWGGQSEYVFQSLQQDFMKPRINEVDELLAKGVEVTIYNGQVDLICSTKGTEAWVHKLKWEGLKGFLSTGRAPLYCGNDKDTTKGFTKSYKNLHFYWILGAGHFVPVDQPCIALDMVGATTRSPAAIAHK; translated from the exons ATGAATAACCaattccatcttcttcttctttccttccTCCTCTTCTTTGGCCATCCGATCCACGCCCGGCCCACCTCTGCCTTCCGATCAAATGACGGATCTGAAGAATGGGGATACGTACGTGTCCGCCCCA AAGCTCATATGTTTTGGTGGCTTTATCGAAGTCCATACAGAGTTGAGAATCCTTCCAAGCCTTGGCCAATCATTCTTTGGTTGCAAGGTGGCCCC GGTGCTTCGGGAGTTGGAATTGGTAATTTTAAAGAAGTAGGTCCACTCGACGCTTCACTTAAGCCTAGAAACTCAACCTGGCTTCACAAAGCAGACCTTTTATTTGTG ttGTATTTTTGGGGGAAGGATAATCCGGTGGGGACAGGGTACAGTTTCGTGGAGGATACAAATTCGCTGGTGAAATCGGATTTAGAAGCTGCCACGGATTTAACGACCCTTTTACAAGCGATTTTCAATAGAGATCAGACGCTTCAGAAGAGTCCGCTTTACATTGTTGCTGAATCCTACGGTGGAAAATATGCCGTCACGCTTGGGTTATCGGCTTTAAAAGCTATTGAAGCTGGGAGGTTAAAGCTTACACTTGGAG GGGTTGTTTTGGGTGATAGTTGGATTTCCCCCCAAGATTACACG TCTTCATGGGGACCTCTTCTGAAAGATTTGTCAAGGCTTGACGACATTGGAGTGGCCAAATCAAACAG TATTGCGAAGAGAATTGAAGAGGAAATAGAGAAGGGTGAGTTCGTGGCAGCTACATCCTCGTGGAGTGAACTGGAAGATGTGATCAGTGCCAGCAGTAATGGTGTG GATTTCTATAACTTCTTATTGGATTCGGGAGCGGATTCAGTATCGTCGGAAAGAGCAATGGACATATCAAACGGCGTCGCTTCAATGAGAAGATATTCAAGATACCTCAGTTCATTAAGAACCACAGTGGGAGGAGATTCTATTAACTTATATGATTTGATGAATGGTGgcataagaaaaaaattaaaaataatccCAGATAATGTGAC ATGGGGTGGGCAGTCCGAATATGTTTTCCAAAGTCTTCAACAAGACTTCATGAAACCAAGAATTAATGAg GTTGATGAGTTGCTTGCGAAAGGAGTGGAGGTGACCATATACAATGGCCAA GTGGACCTTATATGCTCAACCAAAGGAACTGAAGCATGGGTTCATAAGCTcaa gTGGGAAGGGCTTAAAGGTTTTCTAAGTACAGGAAGAGCCCCTCTATATTGTGGAAATGAtaaagatacaacaaaaggaTTCACAAAGTCTTACAAAAATCTTCACTTCTATTGGATCCTTGGAGCTGGCCACTTT GTACCGGTTGACCAGCCGTGCATAGCGTTAGATATGGTGGGAGCCACGACGCGGTCGCCGGCTGCAATTGCACACAAGTAA
- the LOC103500527 gene encoding serine carboxypeptidase-like 51 isoform X2 → MNNQFHLLLLSFLLFFGHPIHARPTSAFRSNDGSEEWGYVRVRPKAHMFWWLYRSPYRVENPSKPWPIILWLQGGPGASGVGIGNFKEVGPLDASLKPRNSTWLHKADLLFVDNPVGTGYSFVEDTNSLVKSDLEAATDLTTLLQAIFNRDQTLQKSPLYIVAESYGGKYAVTLGLSALKAIEAGRLKLTLGGVVLGDSWISPQDYTSSWGPLLKDLSRLDDIGVAKSNSIAKRIEEEIEKGEFVAATSSWSELEDVISASSNGVDFYNFLLDSGADSVSSERAMDISNGVASMRRYSRYLSSLRTTVGGDSINLYDLMNGGIRKKLKIIPDNVTWGGQSEYVFQSLQQDFMKPRINEVDELLAKGVEVTIYNGQVDLICSTKGTEAWVHKLKWEGLKGFLSTGRAPLYCGNDKDTTKGFTKSYKNLHFYWILGAGHFVPVDQPCIALDMVGATTRSPAAIAHK, encoded by the exons ATGAATAACCaattccatcttcttcttctttccttccTCCTCTTCTTTGGCCATCCGATCCACGCCCGGCCCACCTCTGCCTTCCGATCAAATGACGGATCTGAAGAATGGGGATACGTACGTGTCCGCCCCA AAGCTCATATGTTTTGGTGGCTTTATCGAAGTCCATACAGAGTTGAGAATCCTTCCAAGCCTTGGCCAATCATTCTTTGGTTGCAAGGTGGCCCC GGTGCTTCGGGAGTTGGAATTGGTAATTTTAAAGAAGTAGGTCCACTCGACGCTTCACTTAAGCCTAGAAACTCAACCTGGCTTCACAAAGCAGACCTTTTATTTGTG GATAATCCGGTGGGGACAGGGTACAGTTTCGTGGAGGATACAAATTCGCTGGTGAAATCGGATTTAGAAGCTGCCACGGATTTAACGACCCTTTTACAAGCGATTTTCAATAGAGATCAGACGCTTCAGAAGAGTCCGCTTTACATTGTTGCTGAATCCTACGGTGGAAAATATGCCGTCACGCTTGGGTTATCGGCTTTAAAAGCTATTGAAGCTGGGAGGTTAAAGCTTACACTTGGAG GGGTTGTTTTGGGTGATAGTTGGATTTCCCCCCAAGATTACACG TCTTCATGGGGACCTCTTCTGAAAGATTTGTCAAGGCTTGACGACATTGGAGTGGCCAAATCAAACAG TATTGCGAAGAGAATTGAAGAGGAAATAGAGAAGGGTGAGTTCGTGGCAGCTACATCCTCGTGGAGTGAACTGGAAGATGTGATCAGTGCCAGCAGTAATGGTGTG GATTTCTATAACTTCTTATTGGATTCGGGAGCGGATTCAGTATCGTCGGAAAGAGCAATGGACATATCAAACGGCGTCGCTTCAATGAGAAGATATTCAAGATACCTCAGTTCATTAAGAACCACAGTGGGAGGAGATTCTATTAACTTATATGATTTGATGAATGGTGgcataagaaaaaaattaaaaataatccCAGATAATGTGAC ATGGGGTGGGCAGTCCGAATATGTTTTCCAAAGTCTTCAACAAGACTTCATGAAACCAAGAATTAATGAg GTTGATGAGTTGCTTGCGAAAGGAGTGGAGGTGACCATATACAATGGCCAA GTGGACCTTATATGCTCAACCAAAGGAACTGAAGCATGGGTTCATAAGCTcaa gTGGGAAGGGCTTAAAGGTTTTCTAAGTACAGGAAGAGCCCCTCTATATTGTGGAAATGAtaaagatacaacaaaaggaTTCACAAAGTCTTACAAAAATCTTCACTTCTATTGGATCCTTGGAGCTGGCCACTTT GTACCGGTTGACCAGCCGTGCATAGCGTTAGATATGGTGGGAGCCACGACGCGGTCGCCGGCTGCAATTGCACACAAGTAA